One Clostridiales bacterium genomic region harbors:
- a CDS encoding fumarate hydratase has translation MHAEDIASTVRNAIPRIATELRTDVLAAIREALARERSPRGRAALEQLAANAGIAAHDGVPLCQDTGYVWVWLEVGAEECVCGDLTAAIDAAVAEAYASARLRASLARDALLDRANTGDNTPAFVDITVRPGCGATVHVMLKGGGSDNASALAMLSPAEGEEGVVAFVLESVAAKVASACPPVVVGVGVGSTFDKVGTLAKRALLREVGTCSADERIAALEARLLAGINASGVGPGGLGGDTTALAVHVVTAPCHIAALPVAVNVGCSAVRSVTVEVLPR, from the coding sequence ATACACGCCGAGGACATCGCTTCAACGGTTCGCAACGCGATCCCGCGCATCGCGACTGAGTTGCGCACCGACGTTTTGGCCGCCATCCGCGAGGCCCTCGCGCGCGAGCGCTCGCCCCGCGGGCGAGCGGCTCTCGAGCAGCTCGCGGCCAACGCCGGGATCGCCGCACACGATGGGGTCCCGCTGTGCCAGGACACCGGGTACGTCTGGGTGTGGCTCGAGGTGGGCGCCGAGGAGTGTGTGTGCGGCGATCTGACCGCGGCGATAGACGCCGCGGTCGCCGAGGCGTATGCCTCGGCCCGGCTGCGCGCGAGCCTCGCGCGTGATGCGCTGCTAGACCGTGCCAATACCGGGGACAACACGCCGGCGTTTGTTGACATCACGGTGCGTCCGGGTTGTGGCGCGACCGTGCACGTCATGCTCAAAGGCGGCGGGTCCGACAACGCCTCGGCGCTTGCCATGCTTTCGCCCGCAGAAGGCGAGGAGGGCGTCGTCGCGTTTGTGCTCGAGTCTGTCGCGGCGAAGGTCGCCTCGGCGTGTCCACCGGTGGTAGTGGGCGTCGGTGTAGGGTCGACCTTTGACAAGGTGGGGACGCTCGCCAAGCGCGCGTTGCTGCGCGAGGTGGGGACGTGTAGCGCCGACGAACGCATCGCCGCGCTTGAGGCGCGGTTGCTTGCGGGCATCAACGCATCGGGGGTTGGTCCAGGGGGTCTCGGCGGGGACACGACCGCTCTCGCGGTCCACGTGGTAACCGCGCCGTGTCACATCGCAGCGTTGCCAGTCGCGGTGAACGTAGGTTGCTCGGCGGTGCGCTCGGTGACCGTCGAGGTATTGCCAAGATGA
- the mdh gene encoding malate dehydrogenase codes for MSRPKVTVVGAGQVGATTTFMLLKKGLCDVVLIDVAEGLPQGKALDMMHSRSVERFAPVVTGTNDYADTVGSQVVVVTAGLPRTPGMTREDLLAANAAIVRSVMERAVDASPDAVYVLVTNPLDVMVDLAWRVSGLPTERVLGMGGVLDSARFAYAIAEETGADVGGIEALVVGAHGEAMVPLPRLTTVNGTPITEILPAEKVDALVARTIGGGAEVVALLKTGSAFYAPAASIAAMLEAILGDTGAVLPSCVRLEGHYGIDGVYLSVPAALGARGVLGIPELDLTEAETVSLRASAATVAEAIVGWESHRTP; via the coding sequence ATGTCTCGTCCCAAGGTGACCGTCGTCGGAGCCGGTCAGGTGGGGGCCACCACCACCTTCATGCTCCTGAAGAAGGGGTTGTGCGATGTCGTGCTCATTGACGTCGCCGAAGGTCTTCCGCAAGGCAAGGCGCTCGACATGATGCACTCGCGCTCAGTCGAGCGTTTCGCTCCGGTGGTGACCGGGACCAATGACTACGCGGACACCGTTGGCTCTCAGGTCGTCGTGGTGACCGCTGGGCTGCCGCGCACGCCAGGGATGACGCGGGAGGACTTGCTCGCCGCGAACGCCGCGATCGTGCGCTCCGTGATGGAGAGGGCTGTCGACGCGTCTCCAGACGCTGTGTACGTGCTCGTCACCAATCCGCTCGATGTCATGGTCGATCTCGCGTGGCGCGTGTCCGGTCTGCCTACGGAGCGTGTCCTCGGGATGGGTGGCGTCCTCGATTCGGCGCGTTTCGCGTACGCTATCGCCGAGGAGACCGGCGCGGATGTTGGCGGCATTGAGGCGCTCGTTGTGGGCGCTCACGGTGAGGCGATGGTACCGCTCCCGCGACTTACCACCGTAAACGGCACGCCGATCACCGAGATCTTGCCTGCCGAGAAGGTCGACGCGCTCGTCGCGCGTACCATTGGCGGAGGCGCTGAGGTTGTCGCGCTGCTCAAGACGGGGAGCGCGTTTTACGCGCCGGCGGCGTCGATCGCCGCGATGCTCGAGGCGATCCTCGGTGACACCGGTGCGGTGCTGCCGTCGTGCGTGCGGCTCGAGGGGCACTACGGAATCGACGGGGTTTACCTGTCGGTCCCGGCCGCACTTGGCGCGCGAGGTGTTCTTGGCATCCCCGAGCTCGACCTCACCGAAGCGGAGACCGTCTCGCTTCGCGCATCCGCGGCGACGGTGGCCGAGGCGATCGTCGGCTGGGAGAGCCACCGGACACCGTGA